A stretch of Cucumis sativus cultivar 9930 chromosome 2, Cucumber_9930_V3, whole genome shotgun sequence DNA encodes these proteins:
- the LOC101210970 gene encoding uncharacterized protein LOC101210970 isoform X1: MVETFFQAVSLFAAPNYPNAIAWSDENLIALASGPLVTILNPASPFGARGTITIPAADPLRIGVIERKDLFSDCLLTTCLSRDDQPRAQSVAWSPIGMAPNAGCLLAVCTSEGCVKLYRPPFCDFSAEWIEIVDISNKLYDYLESIKYGELDVLSSKCSDIPVKESGSADDVHEHLTKKKNSKRRKKDELKSDNESSLNQSLEKSKEKPLRRRSEDSSVPPFISAQQYASRSAMLLSLVIAWSPVIKPSHKAHLHQNSSASVLAVGTKSGKVSFWKVNVAECYSLTECMVPTRALLVGILQAHNSWINCISWMLFDSDSSSPKVLVATGSADGSVKIWQCYCEELLASSDSNFASFSLLKEVISGEGVPTVLSLNMPKLSEHKLFLAIGRGSGSLEIRIFNLSSSEFDNILLSDAHCHVVTGVAWAVDGRYLFTCSEDNTLRGWSLDESSLHEVPISSRIPELGGSIDLPDTFRSCFGIAMSPGNLVGAVVRNFDLDSLDKMYQARTQKAAVQFFWIGGEEIEVMPNSSYFYTENVSNMSKKEFVRWESSILWSLNQFKNLNKPMVVWEVVAALLAFRHSIPEYVDHILLKWLATSYLHWNNELSATKILSHVSKNVSTFSTRQLHLLNIICRRVVLSESIQDQVNDNLQNLDLLSLEGLDDSENEMHILCKKLLLSSERELRQRLIGLCFFACAKLRSLSITEYRPGFWYPIGLTEMQQWVTSNPEHLQDSIKDIASQARKKRWSKHSSTEQCTYCSAPVPFESPEFGVCQGGKRKPGVSQSHKLIRCSVSMQVCPATTPLWFCMCCCRSAFRLAPDILFQMSETPNFHSLKLSDSEIPSKPLCPFCGILLQRRQPDFLLSACPV; the protein is encoded by the exons ATGGTGGAAACATTTTTTCAGGCCGTCTCGCTGTTCGCTGCCCCAAACTACCCAAATGCTATTGCATGGTCTGATGAGAATTTAATCGCCCTTGCCTCAGGCCCCCTTGTCACTATACTG AATCCGGCATCACCTTTTGGAGCACGAGGCACTATTACAATCCCTGCAGCTGATCCACTTCGAATAGGGGTGATAGAGCGAAAAG ACTTATTTTCTGACTGCTTGTTGACAACTTGCTTATCTCGGGATGATCAACCTCGTGCACAGTCCGTAGCATGGTCTCCTATTGGAATGGCTCCTAATGCAGG GTGCTTGTTGGCTGTTTGCACATCTGAAGGATGTGTGAAGCTTTACCGTCCACCGTTCTGTGACTTTAGTGCTGAATGGATTGAG ATTGTGGACATATCAAATAAGCTTTATGATTATCTTGAAAGCATTAAATATGGGGAGCTGGATGTTCTTTCCTCTAAGTGTTCTGAT ATTCCGGTGAAGGAAAGTGGCAGCGCTGATGATGTCCATGAGCATctcacaaagaagaagaacagtAAGCGGAGAAAGAAAGACGAACTCAAGTCAGA CAATGAAAGCAGTTTGAATCAATCATTGGAGAAATCAAAAGAGAAGCCTCTGAGGAGGAGAAGTGAAGATAGCTCCGTGCCTCCATTTATTAGTGCACAACAATATGCTTCTCGCAGTGCAATGTTGTTGTCTCTTGTAATTGCTTGGTCCCCAGTAATAAAGCCATCACATAAGGCTCATTTACATCAGAATTCATCTGCAAGCGTTCTTGCAGTAGGAACAAAGTCTGGTAAAGTTTCATTTTGGAAAGTTAATGTAGCAGAATGCTACTCCCTCACTGAGTGCATGGTTCCAACAAGAGCTTTACTTGTTGGAATTCTTCAGGCACACAATTCATGGATCAACTGTATCAGTTGGATGTTGTTTGATTCTGATTCATCAAGTCCAAAGGTTTTAGTGGCAACTGGGAGCGCGGATGGGAG tgtGAAGATCTGGCAATGTTACTGTGAAGAGTTATTAGCATCTTCAGACTCTAATTTTGCTTCATTCTCGCTGTTGAAGGAG GTCATCAGTGGTGAAGGAGTACCAACTGTACTTTCACTTAATATGCCCAAGTTATCCGAGCATAAACTATTTTTGGCCATTGGCAGAGGATCTGGATCCCTTGAAATAAGGATATTTAACCTATCTAGCAGTGAATTTGATAACATTTTGTTATCTGATGCACATTGTCATGTT GTTACAGGTGTGGCTTGGGCTGTTGATGGACGTTATTTGTTCACCTGCAGTGAG GATAATACTCTGCGAGGTTGGAGTTTAGATGAGAGTTCTCTCCATGAAGTGCCCATTTCATCACGTATCCCTGAGCTTGGAGGCTCCATTGAT CTTCCAGATACATTTCGCTCATGCTTTGGCATTGCAATGTCTCCAGGAAATCTTGTGGGTGCCGTG gttCGCAACTTTGATCTTGATTCACTTGATAAAATGTACCAAGCAAG GACTCAGAAAGCTGCTGTTCAATTCTTCTGGATTGGAGGAGAAGAAATAGAAGTTATGCCAAACAGTTCATACTTTTATACTGAAAACGTTTCAAACATGTCTAAGAAAGAATTTGTTCGTTGGGAGTCCAGTATATTATGGtctttaaatcaatttaaaaatttgaataaaccTATGGTTGTTTGGGAAGTTGTTGCCGCTTTACTGGCATTCAGGCACTCCATACCGGAATATGTTGACCACATTCTACTTAAGTGGCTTGCAACTTCATATCTCCATTGGAATAATGAGCTCTCTGCTACAAAGATTTTGTCACACGTCTCAAAAAATGTGTCAACATTTTCTACTCGCCAACTTCACCTCCTCAACATTATTTGTAGACGTGTAGTTCTGTCAGAATCAATACAGGATCAAGTGAACGACAATCTGCAGAATTTGGATCTGCTAAGTTTGGAGGGACTTGACGACTCTGAAAATGAAATGCATATTCTGTGTAAGAAGTTACTTTTAAGCAGTGAAAGAGAACTCCGTCAGAGGCTAATCGGTCTATGTTTTTTTGCTTGTGCAAAGCTTCGCTCACTGTCCATTACTGAATATCGACCTGGGTTCTGGTATCCCATTGGTTTAACAGAAATGCAGCAGTGGGTTACATCTAACCCTGAACATTTACAGGACTCAATAAAAGACATTGCATCACAAGCGAGAAAAAAACGTTGGAg TAAACATTCATCAACGGAGCAGTGCACTTACTGTTCAGCACCGGTTCCATTTGAGTCTCCAGAATTTGGAGTTTGCCAGGGTGGTAAGCGCAAACCCGGTGTCAGTCAGAGCCACAAACTAATAAGGTGTTCTGTATCGATGCAGGTCTGCCCTGCTACTACTCCCCTATGGTTTTGTATGTGTTGTTGTAGAAGTGCTTTTAGATTGGCTCCAGATATACTTTTCCAGATGTCTGAGACTCCCAACTTTCACTCTTTAAAACTCTCCGATTCAGAGATACCCTCGAAACCATTATGTCCCTTTTGCGGTATACTGCTTCAACGCCGACAGCCTGACTTTTTACTGTCAGCTTGCCCGGTGTAA
- the LOC101210970 gene encoding uncharacterized protein LOC101210970 isoform X2, giving the protein MVETFFQAVSLFAAPNYPNAIAWSDENLIALASGPLVTILNPASPFGARGTITIPAADPLRIGVIERKDLFSDCLLTTCLSRDDQPRAQSVAWSPIGMAPNAGCLLAVCTSEGCVKLYRPPFCDFSAEWIEIVDISNKLYDYLESIKYGELDVLSSKCSDIPVKESGSADDVHEHLTKKKNSKRRKKDELNNESSLNQSLEKSKEKPLRRRSEDSSVPPFISAQQYASRSAMLLSLVIAWSPVIKPSHKAHLHQNSSASVLAVGTKSGKVSFWKVNVAECYSLTECMVPTRALLVGILQAHNSWINCISWMLFDSDSSSPKVLVATGSADGSVKIWQCYCEELLASSDSNFASFSLLKEVISGEGVPTVLSLNMPKLSEHKLFLAIGRGSGSLEIRIFNLSSSEFDNILLSDAHCHVVTGVAWAVDGRYLFTCSEDNTLRGWSLDESSLHEVPISSRIPELGGSIDLPDTFRSCFGIAMSPGNLVGAVVRNFDLDSLDKMYQARTQKAAVQFFWIGGEEIEVMPNSSYFYTENVSNMSKKEFVRWESSILWSLNQFKNLNKPMVVWEVVAALLAFRHSIPEYVDHILLKWLATSYLHWNNELSATKILSHVSKNVSTFSTRQLHLLNIICRRVVLSESIQDQVNDNLQNLDLLSLEGLDDSENEMHILCKKLLLSSERELRQRLIGLCFFACAKLRSLSITEYRPGFWYPIGLTEMQQWVTSNPEHLQDSIKDIASQARKKRWSKHSSTEQCTYCSAPVPFESPEFGVCQGGKRKPGVSQSHKLIRCSVSMQVCPATTPLWFCMCCCRSAFRLAPDILFQMSETPNFHSLKLSDSEIPSKPLCPFCGILLQRRQPDFLLSACPV; this is encoded by the exons ATGGTGGAAACATTTTTTCAGGCCGTCTCGCTGTTCGCTGCCCCAAACTACCCAAATGCTATTGCATGGTCTGATGAGAATTTAATCGCCCTTGCCTCAGGCCCCCTTGTCACTATACTG AATCCGGCATCACCTTTTGGAGCACGAGGCACTATTACAATCCCTGCAGCTGATCCACTTCGAATAGGGGTGATAGAGCGAAAAG ACTTATTTTCTGACTGCTTGTTGACAACTTGCTTATCTCGGGATGATCAACCTCGTGCACAGTCCGTAGCATGGTCTCCTATTGGAATGGCTCCTAATGCAGG GTGCTTGTTGGCTGTTTGCACATCTGAAGGATGTGTGAAGCTTTACCGTCCACCGTTCTGTGACTTTAGTGCTGAATGGATTGAG ATTGTGGACATATCAAATAAGCTTTATGATTATCTTGAAAGCATTAAATATGGGGAGCTGGATGTTCTTTCCTCTAAGTGTTCTGAT ATTCCGGTGAAGGAAAGTGGCAGCGCTGATGATGTCCATGAGCATctcacaaagaagaagaacagtAAGCGGAGAAAGAAAGACGAACTCAA CAATGAAAGCAGTTTGAATCAATCATTGGAGAAATCAAAAGAGAAGCCTCTGAGGAGGAGAAGTGAAGATAGCTCCGTGCCTCCATTTATTAGTGCACAACAATATGCTTCTCGCAGTGCAATGTTGTTGTCTCTTGTAATTGCTTGGTCCCCAGTAATAAAGCCATCACATAAGGCTCATTTACATCAGAATTCATCTGCAAGCGTTCTTGCAGTAGGAACAAAGTCTGGTAAAGTTTCATTTTGGAAAGTTAATGTAGCAGAATGCTACTCCCTCACTGAGTGCATGGTTCCAACAAGAGCTTTACTTGTTGGAATTCTTCAGGCACACAATTCATGGATCAACTGTATCAGTTGGATGTTGTTTGATTCTGATTCATCAAGTCCAAAGGTTTTAGTGGCAACTGGGAGCGCGGATGGGAG tgtGAAGATCTGGCAATGTTACTGTGAAGAGTTATTAGCATCTTCAGACTCTAATTTTGCTTCATTCTCGCTGTTGAAGGAG GTCATCAGTGGTGAAGGAGTACCAACTGTACTTTCACTTAATATGCCCAAGTTATCCGAGCATAAACTATTTTTGGCCATTGGCAGAGGATCTGGATCCCTTGAAATAAGGATATTTAACCTATCTAGCAGTGAATTTGATAACATTTTGTTATCTGATGCACATTGTCATGTT GTTACAGGTGTGGCTTGGGCTGTTGATGGACGTTATTTGTTCACCTGCAGTGAG GATAATACTCTGCGAGGTTGGAGTTTAGATGAGAGTTCTCTCCATGAAGTGCCCATTTCATCACGTATCCCTGAGCTTGGAGGCTCCATTGAT CTTCCAGATACATTTCGCTCATGCTTTGGCATTGCAATGTCTCCAGGAAATCTTGTGGGTGCCGTG gttCGCAACTTTGATCTTGATTCACTTGATAAAATGTACCAAGCAAG GACTCAGAAAGCTGCTGTTCAATTCTTCTGGATTGGAGGAGAAGAAATAGAAGTTATGCCAAACAGTTCATACTTTTATACTGAAAACGTTTCAAACATGTCTAAGAAAGAATTTGTTCGTTGGGAGTCCAGTATATTATGGtctttaaatcaatttaaaaatttgaataaaccTATGGTTGTTTGGGAAGTTGTTGCCGCTTTACTGGCATTCAGGCACTCCATACCGGAATATGTTGACCACATTCTACTTAAGTGGCTTGCAACTTCATATCTCCATTGGAATAATGAGCTCTCTGCTACAAAGATTTTGTCACACGTCTCAAAAAATGTGTCAACATTTTCTACTCGCCAACTTCACCTCCTCAACATTATTTGTAGACGTGTAGTTCTGTCAGAATCAATACAGGATCAAGTGAACGACAATCTGCAGAATTTGGATCTGCTAAGTTTGGAGGGACTTGACGACTCTGAAAATGAAATGCATATTCTGTGTAAGAAGTTACTTTTAAGCAGTGAAAGAGAACTCCGTCAGAGGCTAATCGGTCTATGTTTTTTTGCTTGTGCAAAGCTTCGCTCACTGTCCATTACTGAATATCGACCTGGGTTCTGGTATCCCATTGGTTTAACAGAAATGCAGCAGTGGGTTACATCTAACCCTGAACATTTACAGGACTCAATAAAAGACATTGCATCACAAGCGAGAAAAAAACGTTGGAg TAAACATTCATCAACGGAGCAGTGCACTTACTGTTCAGCACCGGTTCCATTTGAGTCTCCAGAATTTGGAGTTTGCCAGGGTGGTAAGCGCAAACCCGGTGTCAGTCAGAGCCACAAACTAATAAGGTGTTCTGTATCGATGCAGGTCTGCCCTGCTACTACTCCCCTATGGTTTTGTATGTGTTGTTGTAGAAGTGCTTTTAGATTGGCTCCAGATATACTTTTCCAGATGTCTGAGACTCCCAACTTTCACTCTTTAAAACTCTCCGATTCAGAGATACCCTCGAAACCATTATGTCCCTTTTGCGGTATACTGCTTCAACGCCGACAGCCTGACTTTTTACTGTCAGCTTGCCCGGTGTAA